The sequence CTCAGTTCTCCTGTGATGTGTTCGGTTACGTTTTAGCTGTATTTCTTAAGCAGGAGTATAGCTTATACTTACTTAGCTACGTCACCCAGGAAGCAGCTGTTACGTTTTAAATACAGTCACGGCTTAGAGTATGCTATTCTTTTGGTggtttaattttatgttaaaatttaaacGGTAACTCCTGCTCGTGCTTTGTCTACGCAGAGTACCCTCCGAACCCCACATCTAGAGCTCCCAGGATGCTGGTCATTAAGAAAGGCAATGCCAAGGACTTGCAGCTGTCGGGGTTCCCCGCTGGAGGGAACTCCCCGTCACAGCCAGTGAAGAACGGGACTGGCCCCAGTGTTTATAAAGGCCTGGTCCCTAagcctgctgccccgcccacaAAAGTAAGTTCCACATGGTGAACGTTACAAGGTTTAAGTTGATATCAGTTGAATTATTTTGGGAAAATAGTGCTAGGAAATTTACACTGAATTGTTGGATTGTTTTGTTGGGAACTGACGTGTGtgtcattaattttaattattctttaaatggCATGTGTTTGTCATGTGCGTGTTTTCTTGTTTTAGTAGTAAATGAAATCTGTAATACTTGTTTTGCTAGatgcatctattgatatatttGCTTAATAATATATAATGCTGTTTTCTTGGTGTACTGTTTTAGGTTTTTGAAACTCCCACTAGTGTTTTCTtgacaataggaaaaaaatatcattttaggtttataaaactgaaaaaaattgcaGTGTAGTCAGATGTTTTTATTTGAATACCACGCTTTGATTTTATTTGTAGAAAAAGATGCAAGAGAATCATGTGGTAATGATTATGATCtaatacataaatatttgctttatgaGCCCCATGTCGTCCCCTCTATTTTATATTGTTcgccttttctctctcctgtgtAATCCGTGTTTTTATAGATGCTaatgtgtgtgtgcttttcttCAGCCTACACAATGGAAAAGCCAAACTAAAGAGAACAAAGCTGGGACTTCCTTCTCTCATGAGTCTGCATATGGTGTTGGCAACTTCAATGCTTTTAAGTCAACAGCCAAGAGTTTTAGTCCATCAACAACGACAGTGAAAGAGGTGCGGCCTTTACAATTGTTTCTGAGGAATGGGACGTTGTAATCACGAGTTTCATTACAGCAGCACCCACAAGTTCTTTCACAGAACTTTATCGAGATGGTTCTCCTACTTGCTGACACTTTTGAACATTAAGTAGGAATGAGTTTTAATGGAGATTTCCAAATACCCCAAAATGTAGACAAAACAATACCCATATACCCACCGACCAGAAAGACTATAATTAAGAATTAGGAAAATGACAATTTAGACATTTTTGATAAAGTTATGCATATGATATCTGAACCTCAACTGAAATGGAGGATTTGTAGGATACCATCTTCTTTAGGGGCTGAGGAAGCTTTGTTAGTGTTAACACttaggggacagagggagggagatgagggGAAATGCACATTCTTGCACGGGGTGAGATGCCTGCTAAGGTAAGTATTTCTGTGTCGTTTGACCAGGTTCTGAAACTTCAATATCAGGGAGTTTTCTGACTAGTTTAGGGTCAAAATCACTTGTGACTGTACTTGTATTTGAAATGCTCTGGGCACTGTGGGAACACGTCTCATGTACTAGTTCTCCATCGTAGAACTCCAGAGCTTTGGTGGAAGGACCAGCGTTGTCAGCTGGTTGGTTAGCTGTGGCGTAGATTCATTACAGTCGTACAGACGTTTTGCTAACAGTTAAGCATTATGGTTTATTTCCATGGTTAAAAACCTGATCCAGAGTTCTAACACTGTTTCCTACTGTATCCCACTGTCAAAATGAAATACTGAAAACAAAGGGATGTCAGTACATGattcttttccccttccctcctgctcGTCCAAGTGTCCCCTGGTGAAATCCTACCTGATAAAGCcctgtgtgtgcctgcatgtAAATACATGTAAATAGATCTTATGGGAGCTGTTATTGGACCTTGAAGCTTAGAACTCTGGGGAAGACAGCATACAACTCTGCTTTTCTGTGTGTTATAGAAATGCTTAAACATTTCAGGGTTTTTAGAAATTctataaaatagtatttaaactCCTAACTTCGAgtcatagttctttttttaaatatatttctttcttgatttcagagaggaagggagagggagagagagatagaaacatcaatgatgagagagaatcattgatcggctgcctcctgcacgccccctactggggatcgagcccacaatgtgcaggcatgtgcccttggccggaatcgaacctgggaccctttagtccgcaggctgaagctctacccactgagccaaaccggctagggcaatagtTAGTTCTTTGTGTTATCAGACCTTAATTGTTTCTGGGAtaagaaagttctttttttttcttttttgagaaaattcttttatttactcATCTAATGGGGTAGATAAAACATTGGGATAGAGGAAGCTCTTTGACATAGACCTGAACATCAGTTTTGTATGTGGATGAAGGTGAAAGAGGAAGTTGTGGTGGTGGTTTTGAACGTTACAGTGACATTAGCTCTCTGTTTACATATTTAtcaatatttctgaatttttttcttagagtAATCGCTCCAATTCCTCTTCACCTGTTGACAAACTTAGTCAGCAGCCTCGTCTCACCAAGCTGACCCGAATGCGCACTGACAAGAAGAGCGAGTTTCTGAAAGCGCTGAAACGGGACCGCGTGGAGGAGGAGCATGAGGAGGAGAGCCACACTGGCTCCGAGAAGGTGACTCTTGGGTTGGATAATGGGTCGTTGGAGTGTTTGGGCCAGTACCAGTTAGGACCCTTGCATCAACTTCAATGACTTTTTACCTAAAGTACAGTTCTCTCATTCTGTACTTCCtgtgcaaaaataaaattgaaaaaattcctgttcaaatatgttttttgttCTCCCCACGTTGCCTACCTTCATCCTTTGGGTTTTTGCCTTTGTTGAAAAATGTGAATATTATAGTTaataatctgtgtgtgtgtttaaatatacatattttttaattgatataagggagagggagggagatagaaaaatcagtgataagagaatcgtcattggctgcctctggcctgccccctactggggactgagctgcaaccagggcatgtgctctgaccaggaatcga is a genomic window of Eptesicus fuscus isolate TK198812 chromosome 4, DD_ASM_mEF_20220401, whole genome shotgun sequence containing:
- the GPBP1 gene encoding vasculin isoform X3; the protein is MLVIKKGNAKDLQLSGFPAGGNSPSQPVKNGTGPSVYKGLVPKPAAPPTKPTQWKSQTKENKAGTSFSHESAYGVGNFNAFKSTAKSFSPSTTTVKESNRSNSSSPVDKLSQQPRLTKLTRMRTDKKSEFLKALKRDRVEEEHEEESHTGSEKDEDSFNLHNSNSTRQDRDINRNFDENEIPQENGNASVISQQIIRSSAFPQTDVLSSSLEAEHRLLKEMGWQEDSENDETCAPLTEDEMREFQVISEQLQKNGLRKNGILKNGLICDFKFGPWKSSTFHPTIENDDTETSSSDTSDDDDV